The following proteins are encoded in a genomic region of Oncorhynchus kisutch isolate 150728-3 linkage group LG4, Okis_V2, whole genome shotgun sequence:
- the LOC109890054 gene encoding voltage-dependent anion-selective channel protein 2-like, which yields MAVPPSYGDLGKSAKDIFSKGYGFGLVKLDVKTKSGSGVEFKTAGSTNTDTSKVAGSLETKYKRSEYGLTFTEKWNTDNTLGTEITVEDQIVKGLKLTFDTTFSPNTGKKSGKVKTAYKREFVNLGCDVDFDFAGPAIHGAAVVGYEGWLAGYQMTFDTAKSKMTQNNFAVGYKTGDFQLHTNVNDGVQFGGSIYQKVSPALETAVNLAWTAGSNSTSFGIAAKYQLDKSASISAKVNNISLVGLGYTQTLRPGVKLTLSALVDGKSINTGGHKLGLGLELEA from the exons ATGGCTGTGCCTCCATCATATGGTGACCTTGGCAAGTCTGCCAAGGACATCTTCAGCAAAGGCTATG GGTTCGGCCTGGTGAAGCTTGATGTGAAGACCAAGTCTGGCAGCGGAGTG GAGTTCAAAACAGCTGGCTCCACCAACACAGACACCAGCAAGGTGGCGGGCAGCCTGGAAACCAAATACAAGAGGTCAGAGTACGGCCTGACCTTCACAGAGAAGTGGAACACTGACAACACCCTGGGAACAGAGATCACCGTCGAAGACCAG ATTGTCAAGGGTCTGAAGCTGACATTTGATACAACCTTCTCACCAAACACTGG CAAGAAGAGCGGCAAAGTCAAGACCGCCTACAAGCGTGAGTTTGTCAACCTGGGCTGTGACGTTGACTTTGACTTCGCTGGCCCCGCTATCCATGGAGCGGCCGTCGTTGGTTACGAGGGCTGGCTCGCCGGCTACCAGATGACTTTTGACACGGCCAAGTCTAAGATGACCCAGAACAACTTCGCTGTGGGATACAAGACCGGAGACTTCCAGCTACACACCAACGT TAATGACGGTGTACAGTTTGGTGGCTCAATCTACCAGAAAGTGAGTCCAGCGCTGGAGACAGCGGTCAACCTTGCCTGGACTGCCGGCAGCAACAGCACAAGCTTCGGCATCGCAGCCAAATACCAGCTGGACAAGAGTGCCTCCATCAGT GCTAAAGTGAACAACATCAGCCTGGTCGGTCTTGGATACACCCAGACGCTGAGACCAG GTGTGAAACTCACGCTCTCTGCCCTGGTGGACGGCAAGAGCATCAACACTGGAGGCCACAAGCTGGGCCTGGGGTTGGAACTGGAGGCCTAA